The following DNA comes from Ornithinimicrobium avium.
GCGCTCACCCGGGGAGCAGGCGCAGCTGGGGCAGGACCCGAACTGGCGCTACGGCGCGTTCGCCACGAACACGCCCACCGGTCAGGTCCAGCACCTGGACGTCCGGCACCGCACCCAGGCGCACGTGGAGGACCGGATCAAGGAGCTCAAGGCCTGCGGGGCCACCCGGCTTCCCTCGACCTCCTACGACCGCAACAGTGCCTGGCTGCACCTGGCCGCCCACGCCGTCACCGTGCTGGCCTGGCTGCGGCTGCTCGCCCTGGAGGATGACCTCGCCGTCGCCGAGCCCAAGGCCCTGCGGTTCCGGCTGCTGTCCGCACCAGCCCGATACGTGCGCCACGCCAGGAAACGGGTGCTGAAGATCCCCACCGGATGGGCCTGGGCCACCCACCTCGCCGACGCGTTCGACCGCCTCCGCGCACTGCACCCGGCCTGACGACAGTGTCCTTGTCCACCCACCACCCCAGCACACCCGAGCAGTGGAACCCGGCGCCCACCCGAGCGGATCGGGCCCCGACCCTGCCCACCGCCACCGCGGCCACCCGGCGCGGACCGCGACACGAACTCAGGACCCCACATCACCGCCGTGAATCATCGAGGTAAGACGCACCCTGTGACGCCAGCCGCCTGCTGTCACCGGCCTAAATCCCGACCTGGTCCCGGCTCTCGTTCTGGATCTAGATCCGGAACCTGTTCGAGATGCGGCCCGCCAGCTCGCAGTGACTACCGTCTCGCCGGTGGCGGCATTCCGGGCGCCTGCGTGGTACTCCTCCGTGGGGCCAGGACTGATCACCGAGGAGGCATTCCTTGTCTGGCTGAGCCAGGACGGTCTTGTGCCGTTGCCTCCTCAAGACGAGCTCGCGGCCGCGGGTCGTGCGCTGGCGGCGGCCGACGTGACACCGCCGAAGGACAGGATGATGAACTGCACGGTGCGCCCGGCGCAGTTCGTCATACGGGTTCCTCGACCTCGATATCCTGTCCTGGTCCTCGCAACTGATGAGCCGGGCTCTACCGCGACGGGCGAACCTCAGCGAAGTAGGCACCTCCGAGCGCGTCACCTGACCATGCGTATCGTCGACCACGGAATCTGGCACGCACCTGCGGAAACGACCGGCGGCCGCGGCACATCAGAGAGCAGAAGTAGCACCAGCCCCCTGCCCTGTCACCCGGCGTTGCTGCCGTTAGCGGTACACCGTGGCGGCGGGGCCCTACGCCGTGGTGCAATAGCCTCATGCCCGTCGCAAGGATCGAAGCAACGTCTGCGGAGACATCACTGGGACCGTCGCTGGAGACGTCCTCAGTCGCGTCTCCCTCCACAGCCGAGTCAGCAAGCGTGGCCGCGAATCTAGGGCGGGGTCCATGGCCCGGCGAGCCCGCCTCGGGCCGCGGCCGCAGCCACGGTACGAGCAGCCATCACGCGTTCGACCGTTGGTTCCGGTATCCCGCTGGATTCGCCACCGACTACGTCGGCCTGCTACTGGATCGCCTGCACGTCGAGAGTGGGACCGTCGTGGACTGCTTCACGGGTTCCGGAGTGACCGGTACTGCCGCACGTGCACGTGGCTTGGGCTTCGCGGGCATCGAGGCCCACCCCCTAATCGCCGAGTTGGCCCGCCTGAAGTTGACGCCATCCGCGACCGGGCAGGCTGTGCGCGACCTCGCTGCGTGCATCGAAGCTTCGGCTGGTCGCGCCATCGCGTCAGCGCCGAATGGATGGCAACGCGTTCTTGCAGAAGAGCCCGACCTCGTGCGGCGCAGTTTTGCCGCGGAGACCCTGTACGCCCTGGTGTCACTGCGCCAGGCGATCGTCTCGCACGCCGACGACCCGGCCGCTGAGTACCTGAAGTGGGCCCTGCTCGCTACGCTGCGCGATGTCGCCGGAGTCAAGGTCGGGTGGCCCTACCAGCGTCCCGGCGTGGCCCGAAAGCCGCGACACACCGACGCCATCAAACGGTTCCAGGTTCGCGCGCAGTTTATCGCCACTGACCTCGACAGCGTCGCCAGTGGTGTGGCCAAGGCCTCAAGCGCCCAGGTCGTTACCGGGGATTCGCGAGATTCTGCAGCGTGGGCAAAACTCTCCGGCTCGGGCATTGCTTGCGTGTCCTCGCCCCCGTACTTGAATAACTTCGACTACGCAGATGCGACTCGACTCGAGCTGTACTTCTGGGGAGAGGTGACGACCTGGGGAGACATGTGTCGAGAGGTCCGGGGTGACATGGTTACGGCTACGACCCAGCAGTCCTCGGTACGCGAGAAGTCCGAGGCTCTCGACGTCCTTCGTGGGCGCTCGGCCAGGCACCCCGACCCGGCTGAGGAAATTGTCGGACTGGCCGAGGAGATGACGAAGGCCAAGAAGGAGAGGCAGAAGCGGTCGAAGGAGTACGACCAGGTGGCGCCCGCCTACTTCGTCGCCATGTGGGACATCCTCCAAAACCTGCACGATTTTCTGGGGGCCGGCTCCAGGGCGGTGTGGCTGGTAGGTGACAGCGCGCCGTACGGCGTGTACATCGACACCCCGCGGCTGATCGGCGAGATGTCAGAGGCCGTCGGCTTCACCTTCACTGAGGACGTGCACCTGCGTGCGCGTGGAGACCGGTGGCGTCAGAACGTCGATCGTCACAATGTCAAGCTCGCCGAGCGCCTCATTGTGATGGAGAAGCCCTAATAAGCGGTGTCACAGTGCCCACGCACCGGCTCCACACGTGGAGACCGTTCTTCGGGCTCAGTCAACGTCGCAGTCCGGTAGGTTTGGAGCCATGAGCGACGAGACGCAGGCATTGCGACTGCTGGGGGAGATGGAGCGTCTCCAGCGCGCGGAAGATCTCGAGCTCGCGGAGCCTTCGCCGACCGCTGCCGCGGACGCTCCGATGACGGCGTTGCTCGCGTCGCTCGTGGAGAACGACTTCGACCTGGGCCGCACGATCGTGGACAGCGCGAATGGCGCTTGAGGTCACAGTCACCGGCTCTCCCACCGGTGGACTGAAGGTCATCAGATACATCCCCGCGATCCGCCCTTGTCGACTCGAAGGCCGCAACGGGATCGGGAAGTCAGCGTTAATTCGCCTCCTAGTGCTTCTCAGCGGGCAGCAGCCCTACCTCGACGAGCCCGCGTCGTGGGCGTCGATGCGACGACTGGTTGGACCGATCACGATCACGTTCCGCGGCCTCGCAGGTGCCGCGTCGGAGGCAAGTGTCCGGCTGACTCCCAACCTTTGGCCCGAGCGTCCTGCCGAGAGGATCGGCGACTGGGTGGGAGAGCTCACGCTGGACGGTGAGGCAACGCCCGTGGCCGAGTTGTTCGACCTCCTCGATGTGGTCCATTTGTCGGGAACCGAGCGCCTTGCGGACACGCTCTCGCAGCAGACCGGCCGTCTCCACAGGTCGCTCAGCGTGGTGAACGCACGCCTGGGCTGCCTTTACGACGCGCGAGCCGACCTGGGTGAGCTGGCCGAGCGTCTGGTGCAGGCGTCGCCTGCACAGGACGCCGCCGACCGCGCCCGCCGCAAGGCGGCACAGGAGCAGCTGACCGACATCGCTGATCGCCTCGACCGCGCACGGCCATTCGCTGATGACCTCACCGAGGCAAGCATGTTTGCCGCGATGGTTGAGGGCGGCAGTGTCGCCGAACACCAAGAGAAGCTGAAGGGCCTCCAACAGCAACTGGAGGAGGCGCACGAGCGTGTACGGCTGGCAGAAGAAGCGCAGGTCAAGGCTCTTGCCGAGCTCAGCCAAGGCAACCAGGTGCAGAAGGCGATTGCCACACGGGAGCGGCGGGTGCAAACACTTGAACGCAACCTCACCAAGCAGCTGGCCCGGCTCTCGGAACTCGCGCCACGACTGGAGGCTGCAGGCCTGCCCTCGGACGCGGAGTCCCTGGGCCCTCGCCAACTACAGACACTCGACCGGGCGATCGAGGCTGCTGCTAGTCGCCAGTACAGGATCCACCTCGCGGCCGCCAGTTCGCACCGCACCCGCGAAGAGAACCAGCTCGTCGACGACGTGCGTGTTGTGCTTGACGACGCGGTCGGGTCCGGGCTCTCCGAAACAGTTCTGGCGCGGGTTCATGACGTTGACATCACCGTCCAAGGGCTACGCTCTGGACTGGGTTATCTGCCCGTCGCGGACAGCGATCTGGAGGAGCTCACTGCAGCCAACCGCGAGCTCGCCGAGCTGCGTGAAGTCGCCGACCTGTACGCGAAGCGCGAGAAGGCCAACCGGGATCGTGACGAGCTGCTCGAGGAGATGCAACAGCTCGACCCGGACGCTGCCGACCATGATGAGCTCCGCAAGCGCGCCTCCAACGCCCGGACGGAGCTTGACGACGCCACCGCTGCCGTCCGCGCCCTCAACATGCGCATCGGCGCGATGAGCCGGGGGGTACTCGGTGACGACGGCGAGGTGATCGACTTCGCGGCTCGACTGACGGAGATCCTCGAGCAGCACAGCGTGGAAGCAGACCAACTGCAGCCGGCACTGTCGGCGGCGCTTATGGAAGTGGCGACGCTGACCCAGGAGGCAAGCGAGACCGAGGCTCGCATTGAGGAACTCGCCCGCAGCGAGCAACGTCGACGCCGCATGCGAAGCTCGCTGAGACGCGAAGCCGCCTCCGACCCGGACACGGCATGGCTAGGCGAACTCGCCAACAAGGTCAACGGAGCACAAAGGGCGACTACTCGTTCGGCCGAGGACATGGCTGAGGATTCATTAACGGACGACGACTGGCCGGACGCCACTTGGCAAGGTCTGGCCAACCATGTGTGCCAGTTTAAGGACACCATGGATCGTCTCGTCGCCGCTGTCGGCGGACTTGAGGCCATCGCGGCTCGCCCCATCTCGGCGCTCGCTGCCACGCCGATGGACTCGGCGGTCAAGGCGGTGGTTGAGGAAGAGGCCCTCCGAGAACTATCCGCGCGGCCGATCGTCGACGCGCTGTTCGATGGTGGGGCGCTGACGCGGGTGAGCTTGGAGGAGGGCGAGTCGACCATCACATGGCACACGCCGGAGGGTGAGTCGCGCACGCGACCGATGTCCGCGTTCTCCTCAGGTCAGCAGGCGCTGGGATTCATGCGTGCGAGGCTTCAGCAGGTCGCCGACGAGGCCCACGAGAACCGCTTGGTGTTCCTAGACGAGTTCGGTGCATTTATCTCCGCTGAACAGCGCCGGCCGCTTGCTGATCTGCTCACTAGCAGCGAGTTGCAGGCGTTGACGGACCAAGTCGTCGTTGTGCTGCCGCTGCAGGCTGACTATGGGGGCGAACTGGACCAGACCACCGGAGAGCTGCACACCCAGTACGAGCGCCGAGCCCGCGACGTCGATGCGCATGGCTACTTCACGGAGAAGTTCCAGGGATGAACCCCGACGAACTGTTCGGCGCCCCAACATGGTTCCCCCCGCTGGAGTGCCAGCGCTGGATACGCGTGCTAAGCCGCACCTGGTTCGCGCTGATGGGCCGGCCGCCGGAGCTGCTCGAGGACGACCTCGACGCGATGGCGGCAGTGTTCGGCACAGGCGTCAGCGCACGCACTCTGAAGGCACGCGTGTACAAACTCCCAGCGGCGGACGAGGAGACCACGGAGCTGCCGGGACAGGTAGCGGTCCTGCTCGACGGAAGTGCGCTCATTACACCCGAGGGTCGCATCCTGCTCGACGTACTGATGCAGCTGCAACGCACCGGCGCGACCGAGATCGACACCGCGTCGCAGTTGCGAGCCCTAAGCGTGGCGACCAACTTGCGCGTGCAATGGCAAGCCACATGGATGCAAAAGCAGTTCAACTCCTCCATTAGCCCGGCGGTGCTGGGAGCCGCCATGTTCTTGCTACTGAACGGATCCGTCGGTGCCGAGCGCGCCCTCTTTTTGGCCAAGGACAAATCCTTCGACATCCGCTTGGGCATGATCGTGCAGCCGCTCATCGCGAGCTTCAGTGAGGCTCTCGGTCGCGACCAGCCCGCCCAGACTCAGGGACTCCGAGGGCACTGGGCCTTCTCGCAGGTATCACGCCTTATGGGACGTGACGTGGCTCGGGACACGACCGCCGAAGGGGCACTAATGTATGTCCGGCCCGGACGACAAGACCACCTGACCCGAGAGGTGGCGTCCAGGCTCAACCGCTTGCAGGACGAACCGCGCGTGCATGTCGCCGTGTTGGACTTCGTCGAGGAGTACCGCCGGCGACGTGGTCCCCTCGCGGCTCTGGGCCAAATGCACGAGGACCCCACCTCCACGCGCCGGATGACCGAGACACTGCTCGGCCGGGCTGGGGCGCTGTGATCGTCCCTCCGGGCCTGGACCTGCTCGCCCGCCTGATACGCGACCACCGCGCCGACCGAGGCGGAGGACCGGCACTCATCCCGTGTCTGCACGAGGAGCTCGACGAGGACATCCCACTGCTGCTAGCCGGAGCCCAAAGAGAAGGCGGACACCTGTACTTCCTCAGCCGTCCCGAAGAAGAGTGGGAATGGCCCAATGGTCCCGTCCACACTGATCGGCGCGACGTGGTCGAAGGCATGCTGGCCGATGCCGGCGAAGCATTGCCTGGGCAGGTGATCATTGAGCTCGACGTCAGCGGTCGGGTCGTGGTTCGACTGAAGGGGCACAGCGCCCCGCTGGAGCCGTCGTTGGTGCCCATCTTGCGCGCTGCAGCTGTGGCAGCTAGCGCCGCCTACGACGAGTTCGACTTCGTCATCCTGACGACCGGTATCGCCACCACCGACGCCCGCCGCCGGATGCTCCTGTGGAACCTGCTCACCATCTCACCCCTGAGCTTAGGGCTGAAGGATCGCCCAAAGACCATAGTCCCGATGGTGGGTAGCACTCTTGATCCCACCTACGATTATCGTCGCCTTCCTTACCTGCGATATGTGGTGCGGTGGGACCGGGTCATTCAGAGATCGCAGGTGGGACGGGCGCAGGAGATTAAAGCGATCGCCGGCATCGGTCCTAGCTCCGGTCCTGTGGTTTTGTTCCTCGGCGCGGGGGCATCCTCCTCGGCTGGCATCCGGCTCGGGAACCACTACCGTGACATTGCACTTGCTGAACTTGTCGGGGACCATCTAGAAGGCCGTGAAGCGGCAGAAGCGTTCTACGACCTGCTGCGTGACCGTGGCCACTTCCTCACCGGTGAGGGCGAGAACAGGGACGTTTTAGTCACTGGGCTGACGCTGGAGCGTGTGCTTCTCGAGACATTCAACTCCCAAGGTTTCCGGCCGCGCGCGGACTCCAAGGTGATTCAGAACCTTATCGCGGACTGTGCCAACGCGTTGCAGTTCATTCGCCCGGGGCGACGCGCGCTACGCGGGCTGGCCGAAGCCTTGAGAGGCGAGTTGATCATCATGACTGTCAACTTCGATCAGCTGGTCGAGGACGGGCTCCCAGTGGACCACAGTGTCTTCTTCCGGCACGAGGACTATGAGGACACGGCGCGCATTGACGACCTCCTGGCTTATGCCGCCGGAGACGCCACCAAGCCCCTGCCGGTCTTGAAACTCCACGGATCGATCGAGGACCCAGAGTCCCTCATCGCCACTATAGATACGACCTCTGCAGGGCTCCACGGCGACGTGATCTCGGCGCTCAACAAGTTGCTCGACGCGACGGACAAGCCGCTGCGATGGGTATGGGTCGGGTGCAGTATGCGCGACCGGGACATGAACCGGTGGCTGACCGGTCTGGGATCTGGGCGGCTCGACGAGTGGTGGGTCGATCCGATGCCAGGAGAATCATTAAATCACTACTACACCGAGGTCCGCGAAGCTCAGTGGAGAGGCGTGGGGTTGAAGCTCGAGGACCGGGTGATCGTGGATAGCGCGGACGGCTTCTTGCAGGACCTTATGAAGCAGATAGAGCAGCGATAACTTGCGCCCGTCGGCGCGAAGTTGCGTAGGGCGCCGACTCCTCGGGCTCGACCTGGAACCCCTGCATCGCTTCGAGGAGCTTTCTATTCTGGGCGGAATGGGCCGCCGAGGGACCCCTGGCGGACGACCGCTCATCGGCGTGTCCGGCCGGCGAGAGGGCCCGCGAAGCAACCGACTCTCGGCGTGAGAGTGATGTCACGACCCGCACCGGTGCGCGACCCCGGGGTGGAGCGGAGCCGCTGTTCCTGGTAGCCCAATTTGGGCGGAACTGACGCCGGCCGTGGGCAACCGACGGGTTCAGACGCCGGCGACGTAGGCGGTGAGGAAGTGGACGCCGTGGCGGTCGAGGTTGCCGCGGGCTCGGTCGTAGTGCTCGGTGGTTCTGGGGTCAGCGTGCCGGGCGAGGATCTGGGTGTCGCGTAGGGGTACGCCGGCGTCGAGGGCGTTGTGATGGCGGCGTGGCGTAGCGAGTGGGGGCTGATGTGCCTGGGGATCCGCCCGGTCTTCGCGATGCGTTGGACCATCCGGTAGACGTCGCGTCGGTCGATGGGTCTGCCAGAGACTGGGCGGAGGACGAGTCGCCCTGTGATGCGCTCACCTCGGCAGGCTTCAAGGACCCGTAGGACGGGGACGTTCAGTGGCATGGTGGCGGGCTTGTTGCCCTTGCCGACCAGGTGCAGCACGCGGTGGCCGCGCAGGACGTCGGTGTAGTCCTCGATCCGCACGGCTGCGGCCTCGGAGGCGCGCAGGGCGTTGATTCCGAGCAGGTAGGCCAGTGCGCCGTGGTGGACGGTGATGGTCTGGGCGACCTGGAGGAAGCGGATCAGCTCCAGCCGGTCCAGGCCCTGGGTGCGGGACTCGTCCCGGTGGACCTTCGGGAGCCGGGCGTACACGGCCGGGTCGGCGGGGATGGTGCCGTCGATGTGCGCGAACCGGAAGTACCCGCGCACGGCGTGCATCATCGTGTTGACCGAGGAGTCCATCAGGCCCGCTTCTCCGAGCTCGCGGATGTAGAGCTCGACGTGCGCACGCTGTATCCCC
Coding sequences within:
- a CDS encoding coiled-coil domain-containing protein, producing the protein MALEVTVTGSPTGGLKVIRYIPAIRPCRLEGRNGIGKSALIRLLVLLSGQQPYLDEPASWASMRRLVGPITITFRGLAGAASEASVRLTPNLWPERPAERIGDWVGELTLDGEATPVAELFDLLDVVHLSGTERLADTLSQQTGRLHRSLSVVNARLGCLYDARADLGELAERLVQASPAQDAADRARRKAAQEQLTDIADRLDRARPFADDLTEASMFAAMVEGGSVAEHQEKLKGLQQQLEEAHERVRLAEEAQVKALAELSQGNQVQKAIATRERRVQTLERNLTKQLARLSELAPRLEAAGLPSDAESLGPRQLQTLDRAIEAAASRQYRIHLAAASSHRTREENQLVDDVRVVLDDAVGSGLSETVLARVHDVDITVQGLRSGLGYLPVADSDLEELTAANRELAELREVADLYAKREKANRDRDELLEEMQQLDPDAADHDELRKRASNARTELDDATAAVRALNMRIGAMSRGVLGDDGEVIDFAARLTEILEQHSVEADQLQPALSAALMEVATLTQEASETEARIEELARSEQRRRRMRSSLRREAASDPDTAWLGELANKVNGAQRATTRSAEDMAEDSLTDDDWPDATWQGLANHVCQFKDTMDRLVAAVGGLEAIAARPISALAATPMDSAVKAVVEEEALRELSARPIVDALFDGGALTRVSLEEGESTITWHTPEGESRTRPMSAFSSGQQALGFMRARLQQVADEAHENRLVFLDEFGAFISAEQRRPLADLLTSSELQALTDQVVVVLPLQADYGGELDQTTGELHTQYERRARDVDAHGYFTEKFQG
- a CDS encoding SIR2 family protein, yielding MIVPPGLDLLARLIRDHRADRGGGPALIPCLHEELDEDIPLLLAGAQREGGHLYFLSRPEEEWEWPNGPVHTDRRDVVEGMLADAGEALPGQVIIELDVSGRVVVRLKGHSAPLEPSLVPILRAAAVAASAAYDEFDFVILTTGIATTDARRRMLLWNLLTISPLSLGLKDRPKTIVPMVGSTLDPTYDYRRLPYLRYVVRWDRVIQRSQVGRAQEIKAIAGIGPSSGPVVLFLGAGASSSAGIRLGNHYRDIALAELVGDHLEGREAAEAFYDLLRDRGHFLTGEGENRDVLVTGLTLERVLLETFNSQGFRPRADSKVIQNLIADCANALQFIRPGRRALRGLAEALRGELIIMTVNFDQLVEDGLPVDHSVFFRHEDYEDTARIDDLLAYAAGDATKPLPVLKLHGSIEDPESLIATIDTTSAGLHGDVISALNKLLDATDKPLRWVWVGCSMRDRDMNRWLTGLGSGRLDEWWVDPMPGESLNHYYTEVREAQWRGVGLKLEDRVIVDSADGFLQDLMKQIEQR
- a CDS encoding tyrosine-type recombinase/integrase, coding for MSTTTSSTAALPFQPSSMSAAQLAAVSFLARYSGATHVLYRAQLGRWFAWCETNGLDSLVGIQRAHVELYIRELGEAGLMDSSVNTMMHAVRGYFRFAHIDGTIPADPAVYARLPKVHRDESRTQGLDRLELIRFLQVAQTITVHHGALAYLLGINALRASEAAAVRIEDYTDVLRGHRVLHLVGKGNKPATMPLNVPVLRVLEACRGERITGRLVLRPVSGRPIDRRDVYRMVQRIAKTGRIPRHISPHSLRHAAITTPSTPAYPYATPRSSPGTLTPEPPSTTTEPAATSTATASTSSPPTSPASEPVGCPRPASVPPKLGYQEQRLRSTPGSRTGAGRDITLTPRVGCFAGPLAGRTRR